The nucleotide sequence TGAGCGATGCACTCTCATAAAACCATATTGGTTCAGTTCCTTTTCTAGTTTAGTCAATGAGTTAAGGGATATAATTCTTGAATGATCTTCCAAAAAGTAAGAAACATACTCTTTTAGTCCTTCGATATATAAAATATCATTTGGTAATATCTTATGTGTCTTACTGTCCCCCTTAACAAACAAATGAGCCGGTTCTACTTCAGCAGTTCCTTGCTGATGACTGGACTTCATCTCAATTCTTTCTACTCCTTTATTGATAGCTTTAATAAACCTATCTAAAGAAAAAGGCTTTAACAGGTAATCTACTGTATCCAATTCATAGGATTGCACTGCATATTCAGAATATGCCGTAGTAAAAATCACAACAGGTTTAACTAGTAAAGATTTTACAAAATCGAGCCCAGAAAGTTCTGGCATCTGAATATCCAACAGCAAAATATCTATTTGTTCTTTTTGCATTATTTCCATTGCTTCCAATGGAGATTTACAACTCGCTACTTCATGAAGATAGGGTATCTTCTGAACATATACCGACAATAAGTTTCTCGCTAATTGTTCATCATCAACAATTAAGCAGTTGTAAGTTTTTTGCATGTTAAAACCTAAATATTTACTGAAAAGTCTTTAAAAAGAAAATGAGTTATCCAATGCGATCACAAAAGTAAATAGGGAACTTTTGTTTGTCTTTATTTCATTTGAAAAAAATGACTTTCTATCATTAGAACTACTAAGATCTAAAACAACGGTTAACTTTTCAACCCAATTTCTACAATCATCTGCATTGATTTATTAGATTTGTGAGAATTTTTTACATTATAACAATGAGTGGAGAAACTATTAAAATTATTATAGTTGCAATTCTAACAGGAGAATTTGTATTAGAAAGAGCGCTAAGTTACCTCAATATCAAGGCAATGAGCAACAAACTCCCTTCTAAATTAGAAGGCTTGTATGATGCTGCCGAATATAAAAAGTCACAAGATTATCAAGCTGAAAAAGATCGATTAGGTTTATATAGTAGTGCTGCCAGCTATATTTTAACAATGGTTTTATTACTATCAGGAGGATATGCATGGATTGATGAGTTCGCAAGAGACTCATTTTCATCAAATACTATGGAAGTATTGGTCTTCTTTGCCATTATTGCATTGATCTCTGATGTTATCAGTATACCTTTTGAATTATACAATACATTTAAGATTGAAGAAAAATTCGGATTCAATAAGATGACGGTTTCTACCTTTATAATGGATAAACTTAAGGGTTATGTTCTAGGTGGGGCTATTGGAGGCTTATTGATCTGGGGTTTTGTTTCATTCTACTCTAACTTCCCTGATACTTATTGGGTAATTGCATGGGTTGTCTTTATGCTTTTTGCGTTGGGCGCAACAATGTTCTATGCGAACGTTATCTTACCATTATTCAATAAATTAACTCCTTTAGAAGAAGGCGAACTACTTACTGCGATCAACAACTACGCACAAAAAGTAGATTTCCCTTTAGGTAAAATTATGATTATGGATGGATCTAAACGTTCAACTAAAGCAAATGCATTCTTTAGTGGTTTAGGTGGAAATAAAAATATTGTATTATATGATACACTAGTAGAGAAATTATCTACTGATGAGATTGTTGCTGTTTTAGCCCATGAGGTTGGACACTATAAGAGAAAGCACACTTTACAAATGTTCTTGATCACTGCTGTAAATATGTTTGTGACTTTATGGTTATTAAGTCTGTTTATTGATTCTAAAGAGCTTCAAATTGCAATGGGAGCGGATACTTTTGCTCAAGCAAGCAGTTTTTTTAGAGGAACAACAGGAAGCTACTTATCACCATTAAACTTGGTCGCATTCTCTATGCTTTATAGCCCTATTTCAATGATTACAGGCTTAGTGGTGAATGCCTTCTCAAGAAAGAATGAATTTGAGGCTGATGCATATGCTAAAGATACTTCTTCGAGTTCATCATTGATTGAGGCATTGAAAAAGCTATCTGTAGATTCACTTAGTAATCTAACACCGCATGAAAGCTATGTAAAAATGCACTACTCACATCCACCATTATTAAAAAGGATGGAAGCGATGGAAGGCTAACAAAAAAATCCCTTACCAGATTGAAATGGTAAGGGATTTTTTTATGCATCTATTTTGATATCGGAATTATAATTCTCGGGTAATAAATCGAGAATTGTTTTCTGATTTAAAATTTCTAATTGAGCAT is from Flammeovirga agarivorans and encodes:
- a CDS encoding LytR/AlgR family response regulator transcription factor; the protein is MQKTYNCLIVDDEQLARNLLSVYVQKIPYLHEVASCKSPLEAMEIMQKEQIDILLLDIQMPELSGLDFVKSLLVKPVVIFTTAYSEYAVQSYELDTVDYLLKPFSLDRFIKAINKGVERIEMKSSHQQGTAEVEPAHLFVKGDSKTHKILPNDILYIEGLKEYVSYFLEDHSRIISLNSLTKLEKELNQYGFMRVHRSYIVNVSKVTAFEKHMLWIGEHEIPVGKTYREMVNQKMTTQK
- a CDS encoding M48 family metallopeptidase is translated as MSGETIKIIIVAILTGEFVLERALSYLNIKAMSNKLPSKLEGLYDAAEYKKSQDYQAEKDRLGLYSSAASYILTMVLLLSGGYAWIDEFARDSFSSNTMEVLVFFAIIALISDVISIPFELYNTFKIEEKFGFNKMTVSTFIMDKLKGYVLGGAIGGLLIWGFVSFYSNFPDTYWVIAWVVFMLFALGATMFYANVILPLFNKLTPLEEGELLTAINNYAQKVDFPLGKIMIMDGSKRSTKANAFFSGLGGNKNIVLYDTLVEKLSTDEIVAVLAHEVGHYKRKHTLQMFLITAVNMFVTLWLLSLFIDSKELQIAMGADTFAQASSFFRGTTGSYLSPLNLVAFSMLYSPISMITGLVVNAFSRKNEFEADAYAKDTSSSSSLIEALKKLSVDSLSNLTPHESYVKMHYSHPPLLKRMEAMEG